A single Parabacteroides timonensis DNA region contains:
- a CDS encoding PfkB family carbohydrate kinase, whose product MHDLCCIGHITLDKIVTPKNTVHMAGGTAFYFSHAIKHFNDIDYTLITALAESEMKEVDRLRSEGIDVAVMPSKHSVYFENIYGENQDNRTQRVLAKADPFTIDYLKEVEAKIFHLGSLLADDFSLDVVKYMANKGFVSADSQGYLREVRDKNVYATDWVGKEEALKYIHFLKANELEMVALTGYSDVASAAKQLYAWGVKEVLITLGSLGSVIYDGQAFHKIPAYKPREVVDATGCGDTYMTGYLYQRAKGAGIEEAGCFAAAMSTIKIEASGPFSGTKEDVIRCMETAEQRFPEIQI is encoded by the coding sequence ATGCATGATCTTTGCTGTATAGGGCACATCACGTTAGACAAGATAGTGACCCCTAAAAATACCGTACACATGGCGGGAGGAACCGCATTTTACTTCTCGCATGCGATCAAACATTTCAACGATATAGATTACACATTGATAACCGCACTTGCCGAATCTGAAATGAAGGAGGTCGACAGACTGCGGTCTGAAGGAATCGACGTCGCGGTAATGCCCAGTAAACATTCCGTTTATTTTGAAAACATCTATGGTGAGAATCAGGATAACCGTACACAACGGGTGTTGGCTAAAGCCGATCCTTTCACCATCGATTACCTGAAAGAGGTGGAAGCCAAAATATTCCACCTGGGTAGCTTGTTGGCGGACGACTTTTCATTGGATGTAGTAAAATACATGGCCAACAAAGGGTTTGTCTCGGCCGACTCACAAGGTTATCTACGGGAAGTAAGGGATAAAAATGTATACGCTACCGACTGGGTCGGGAAAGAGGAAGCACTGAAATATATCCATTTCCTAAAAGCCAATGAACTTGAGATGGTGGCACTGACCGGATACTCTGATGTTGCCAGTGCAGCTAAGCAGTTATATGCTTGGGGAGTAAAAGAGGTGTTGATCACTTTAGGCAGCCTGGGATCTGTTATTTATGACGGACAGGCATTCCACAAGATACCGGCCTATAAGCCGAGGGAAGTTGTCGATGCCACCGGCTGTGGCGACACTTACATGACCGGCTACCTGTATCAACGTGCCAAAGGTGCCGGGATAGAAGAAGCAGGATGTTTCGCAGCGGCCATGTCGACTATTAAGATCGAAGCATCAGGCCCTTTCAGCGGAACCAAGGAAGATGTCATCCGTTGCATGGAGACGGCGGAACAACGTTTTCCAGAGATTCAAATTTAG
- the folP gene encoding dihydropteroate synthase — translation MLDKTLNIKGTLLSLATPVVMGILNVTPDSFYADSRKQNEAAINDRIQAILSEGGEIIDIGGYSSRPDAAEVSPEEEMERLAFALKILNTHYPEAVVSVDTFRADVARKCVEEYGVAIINDISGGELDKNMFATVADLNVPYIMMHMRGTPQTMQQYTGYTDMMEEIMLYFATKVRELRLLGVNDIILDPGFGFSKTVDQNYFLMNHLQEFGLFELPLLVGISRKSMIYRFLGGTPADSLNGTTVLNTLALMNGADILRVHDVKAAVEAVKLVLKTVNCQLSTVNC, via the coding sequence ATGTTAGATAAAACGCTCAATATTAAGGGTACACTCTTGTCGTTGGCGACTCCTGTCGTGATGGGTATTTTGAATGTAACCCCCGACTCTTTCTATGCCGACAGCCGTAAACAGAATGAAGCAGCTATCAATGACCGGATACAGGCAATTCTCTCGGAAGGCGGAGAGATTATCGATATCGGCGGGTATTCTTCCCGGCCCGATGCTGCTGAGGTTTCCCCGGAAGAAGAAATGGAGCGCCTGGCGTTTGCGTTGAAGATATTGAATACGCATTATCCGGAAGCTGTGGTATCGGTGGATACTTTTCGTGCTGATGTAGCCCGTAAATGTGTGGAGGAATATGGCGTCGCCATCATAAATGATATATCCGGCGGCGAACTGGATAAAAACATGTTTGCGACAGTAGCCGATCTGAATGTACCTTATATAATGATGCATATGCGGGGGACTCCCCAAACAATGCAACAATATACCGGTTATACGGATATGATGGAGGAGATCATGTTGTATTTCGCTACGAAAGTTCGTGAACTGCGTTTGCTGGGCGTGAACGATATTATTCTTGATCCCGGCTTTGGCTTCAGTAAGACCGTCGATCAGAACTACTTTCTGATGAATCATCTGCAGGAATTCGGATTGTTCGAACTTCCTCTCCTGGTGGGGATATCCCGTAAAAGTATGATCTACCGTTTCCTTGGAGGAACACCGGCCGATAGCCTGAACGGTACTACGGTATTGAACACGCTGGCACTGATGAACGGTGCTGATATTCTCCGGGTTCATGATGTAAAAGCCGCTGTCGAAGCCGTCAAACTTGTTTTAAAAACTGTCAACTGTCAACTATCAACTGTCAACTGTTAA
- the cdaA gene encoding diadenylate cyclase CdaA yields the protein MWMHFGIKDLIDVLLVAFFLYQTYKLMKSSGTLAIFSGVVSFIIVWILVSQVLEMRLMGAILDKFISVGFVVLVILFQDEIRRFLMALGSHRGWKFLGKLFSKRDTNNEREGKFVAPVVLACMNMARKKTGALIVIQQDVDLSVYEHTGEMFNADVNARLIENIFFKNSPLHDGAMIIADGRIKAAGCILPVAQNASLPKDLGLRHRSALGMSLETDALIIIVSEERGKISVAHNGKLEINISAEDLQQILSGGREVVNYC from the coding sequence ATGTGGATGCATTTCGGAATAAAAGACCTGATCGATGTACTGCTGGTAGCCTTTTTTCTTTACCAGACATACAAACTGATGAAAAGTTCGGGTACGCTGGCCATCTTTAGTGGGGTAGTTTCGTTTATTATAGTATGGATTCTTGTTTCGCAGGTGTTGGAAATGCGTTTGATGGGGGCTATACTGGATAAGTTTATCAGTGTCGGTTTTGTAGTATTGGTTATTCTGTTTCAGGATGAGATCCGCCGTTTCCTGATGGCGTTAGGGTCCCATCGGGGATGGAAGTTCCTGGGAAAGCTCTTTTCAAAAAGGGATACGAACAATGAACGTGAAGGGAAATTTGTCGCTCCCGTAGTATTAGCCTGTATGAATATGGCCCGTAAAAAGACCGGTGCCCTGATCGTGATCCAGCAGGATGTCGATCTCTCGGTCTATGAGCATACGGGAGAGATGTTCAACGCTGATGTCAATGCCCGCCTGATCGAAAATATTTTCTTTAAGAACAGCCCTTTGCATGATGGCGCTATGATCATTGCCGATGGGCGTATCAAGGCCGCAGGCTGTATCCTTCCGGTTGCCCAGAATGCCAGTCTGCCGAAAGATTTGGGGTTGCGGCACCGTTCCGCATTGGGAATGTCTCTTGAGACTGATGCGTTGATAATTATTGTATCGGAAGAACGTGGTAAAATATCTGTAGCCCATAATGGTAAGCTGGAGATCAATATTTCAGCCGAAGATCTGCAACAAATCCTTTCCGGAGGGCGAGAAGTCGTGAATTACTGTTAA
- a CDS encoding DUF2339 domain-containing protein, which translates to MEFLLVVLIVVVWVSLYSHISKMNAHADALRKDIYSLKKYVESQLEEIKRQSGTSTTIITEDIPKEVVIEEPVQNVAEESVTVFVEKPVEHYPEEKPDEVEIQPLIQPFGLVKEKKKVDYEKYIGENLFGKIGILVLVVGMGLFVKYAIDKDWINEVFRTILGFVVGGGLLVVSQRLKNTYRTFSSLLAGGAFAIFYVTVAMAYHYYGLFSQTVAFVILVVLTVLMSLLSVVYNRRELAIIGLVGGFIAPFLVSNGMGNYLVLFIYLTILNLGMFGLSLYKKWGELPVIGFVATYVIMLGYSLVADLDIAGSGQLIHLLLFSTLFYLIFLLPVVSVLRTDNKKANQPLMMIVVLNNFIYLYFALWYLHELQLPYNIKGAFTLFIALVNVCLAFAIRRRKSDTGYLFTALTGMFLTFISISIPIQLEGSFITLLWATEMVAVLWFFTKFRQTVYEYFALALLFLTIISFLIDVENALSEGLVQPLLLNGTFATGIFTGLAFGLFAWLMEREKELFAGAVSLKYIPFSVISLLVACGVVYLSFIVDFYRNIAYWPLSCCSCLAFTGFTLLLLLIGLRKRFSMERFSVVYAVATGLSGCLFILLSRVANEYGDSSLFILQWMSLVIVVIHLFLLGKWYYRSFDFRQKRANLMTSFIAIASTILWAVAVHNILYLSGLQNESSAALSISLSIAGFIQMSFGMRLHLKILRMISLAVFGVVLLKLVIVDLWLLPTVGKIIVFIMLGVILLVLSFLYQKLKKVLFMDNDENPSAKE; encoded by the coding sequence ATGGAATTTCTACTAGTCGTACTGATCGTTGTCGTGTGGGTCAGCCTATATTCTCATATAAGCAAGATGAATGCTCATGCAGATGCTCTCCGGAAAGATATTTATAGTCTGAAGAAGTATGTGGAATCTCAGTTGGAAGAGATAAAGCGGCAATCGGGGACAAGTACGACTATCATAACGGAGGATATTCCGAAAGAGGTGGTAATAGAAGAACCTGTACAAAATGTTGCAGAAGAATCTGTTACGGTTTTTGTGGAAAAGCCGGTTGAGCATTATCCGGAAGAAAAGCCGGACGAAGTAGAAATCCAACCCCTGATTCAGCCGTTCGGCCTCGTCAAAGAGAAAAAGAAAGTCGATTACGAGAAATACATCGGAGAGAATTTATTCGGAAAGATAGGTATCCTTGTCCTTGTGGTCGGTATGGGATTGTTCGTTAAATATGCGATCGATAAGGATTGGATAAATGAAGTATTCCGCACGATTCTGGGCTTTGTGGTCGGCGGCGGCTTGCTGGTGGTGTCGCAAAGGCTGAAGAACACCTATCGCACATTCAGTTCCCTGCTGGCGGGTGGCGCTTTTGCCATTTTTTATGTAACGGTGGCGATGGCTTATCATTATTACGGTTTGTTCAGCCAGACTGTTGCGTTTGTTATATTGGTGGTACTGACGGTGTTGATGTCCTTGCTTTCGGTGGTTTACAACCGGCGCGAACTGGCTATTATAGGTCTGGTGGGTGGCTTTATCGCTCCTTTCCTGGTCAGTAACGGGATGGGAAACTACCTGGTTCTGTTTATTTATCTGACAATTTTGAATCTGGGTATGTTCGGTTTGTCGTTGTATAAGAAATGGGGAGAGTTACCTGTTATCGGCTTTGTGGCTACTTATGTGATCATGCTGGGATATTCACTGGTGGCCGATCTGGATATTGCCGGAAGCGGACAATTGATCCATTTGTTGCTTTTCTCCACCTTGTTTTATCTGATATTCCTGCTGCCTGTCGTTTCTGTGTTGCGTACGGATAATAAGAAAGCGAATCAGCCGCTGATGATGATTGTTGTATTGAATAATTTCATCTATCTTTATTTTGCTTTATGGTATCTCCATGAGTTGCAGTTGCCTTATAATATCAAAGGTGCATTCACCTTGTTTATTGCTTTGGTTAACGTATGCCTTGCTTTTGCCATACGTCGGAGAAAGTCGGATACTGGTTATCTGTTTACCGCATTGACAGGTATGTTTCTGACCTTTATTTCGATAAGCATACCTATCCAGTTGGAAGGTAGTTTCATCACGCTGCTTTGGGCTACCGAAATGGTTGCTGTCCTGTGGTTTTTCACAAAGTTCCGGCAGACTGTTTATGAGTATTTTGCTTTAGCTCTTCTTTTCCTTACAATCATTTCTTTCCTGATCGATGTGGAGAATGCCTTATCGGAAGGTCTTGTTCAGCCTTTGTTGCTGAACGGCACTTTTGCTACCGGGATCTTTACCGGGTTGGCCTTTGGCTTGTTTGCCTGGTTGATGGAACGGGAGAAAGAACTGTTTGCCGGAGCGGTGAGCCTGAAATATATTCCTTTTAGTGTGATTTCGTTACTGGTAGCCTGTGGTGTGGTATATCTTTCGTTTATTGTAGATTTCTACCGTAATATAGCGTACTGGCCGTTGAGTTGTTGTTCTTGTCTGGCCTTTACAGGCTTTACCCTGTTATTACTGTTGATTGGGTTGAGGAAGCGTTTTTCGATGGAGCGATTCTCTGTCGTTTATGCGGTGGCAACGGGGCTTTCCGGCTGTTTGTTTATCCTGCTTTCGCGGGTTGCCAACGAGTATGGTGATTCTTCCCTGTTTATTTTGCAGTGGATGTCCCTCGTTATTGTAGTAATCCATCTGTTTCTTCTTGGAAAATGGTATTACCGTTCTTTCGATTTTCGTCAGAAAAGGGCGAACCTGATGACTTCGTTTATTGCAATTGCTTCAACTATACTATGGGCAGTTGCTGTGCATAATATATTGTATCTTTCCGGTTTACAGAATGAATCGAGTGCAGCCCTTTCCATTTCCCTGAGTATTGCGGGCTTTATTCAAATGTCGTTTGGTATGCGTTTGCATCTTAAGATTCTGCGTATGATTAGCCTGGCAGTCTTTGGCGTTGTCCTTCTGAAGCTGGTTATTGTCGATTTGTGGTTGTTGCCTACGGTCGGAAAGATCATTGTCTTTATCATGCTGGGGGTTATCCTGCTTGTCCTGTCCTTCCTGTATCAGAAGCTGAAGAAGGTGTTGTTTATGGATAACGATGAAAATCCATCGGCAAAGGAGTAA
- a CDS encoding UDP-N-acetylmuramoyl-tripeptide--D-alanyl-D-alanine ligase, with translation MSISELYELFIHNPKITTDSRNCPRGSIFFALKGERFDGNQYAEKALATGCSYAVIDNPDYVIGERTILVDNVLTTLQQLACRHRKMLGIPVIGITGTNGKTTTKELLAAVLSTKFNLLYTEGNFNNHIGVPLTLLRLTHDHEMAVIEMGASHPGDIKELVEIALPNYGIITNVGRAHLEGFGSFEGVVKTKGELYDYIRRTKGKIFIKKENKDLQEIAKGIEQITYGNDDSSFASGHIISCNPYLTFDWKQQGKIHTVETHLIGGYNLDNVLTAVAVGRYFKIPAERISRAIAAYEPTNNRSQLKKTEHNTLLIDAYNANPSSMKVAIENFTSMPVSPKAVILGDMRELGPTSDELHAEVIAEVKAGKFDKVFLCGEHFRKAGKEFTTYATTEELIDALKANPLKGFHILIKGSHGMALEKTVEFL, from the coding sequence ATGAGTATATCAGAACTGTATGAATTGTTTATACACAATCCGAAAATAACAACAGACAGCCGCAATTGCCCAAGGGGATCTATCTTCTTCGCCCTGAAAGGTGAAAGGTTCGACGGGAACCAATATGCGGAAAAGGCTTTAGCTACCGGTTGCTCCTACGCGGTAATCGATAATCCGGATTATGTCATTGGGGAGCGTACCATTTTGGTCGATAATGTATTGACAACTTTGCAGCAACTGGCTTGTCGTCACCGGAAAATGCTGGGTATTCCTGTTATCGGAATTACCGGAACAAACGGAAAAACCACTACCAAAGAACTATTGGCTGCTGTATTATCGACCAAATTTAACCTGCTTTATACCGAAGGAAACTTCAACAATCATATCGGCGTCCCACTCACCTTGCTTCGCCTGACCCACGACCATGAAATGGCGGTGATAGAAATGGGGGCCAGCCATCCGGGAGATATCAAGGAGCTGGTAGAGATCGCATTACCCAACTACGGGATCATTACAAATGTAGGTCGTGCGCATCTGGAAGGCTTCGGCTCGTTTGAGGGAGTAGTCAAGACCAAAGGAGAGTTATACGACTATATCCGCCGTACCAAAGGCAAGATATTTATTAAGAAAGAGAATAAAGACCTGCAGGAGATTGCCAAAGGAATCGAACAGATCACTTACGGGAACGATGATAGTTCTTTCGCATCAGGCCACATCATCAGTTGTAACCCATACCTTACTTTCGACTGGAAACAGCAGGGCAAGATACATACGGTTGAAACGCATCTGATAGGCGGATATAACCTCGACAATGTATTGACAGCCGTAGCCGTGGGCCGTTATTTCAAGATTCCGGCAGAACGTATCAGCCGGGCTATTGCGGCATACGAACCGACCAACAACCGTTCGCAATTGAAGAAAACAGAACATAATACTTTACTGATCGACGCATACAATGCTAACCCGAGCAGTATGAAGGTGGCTATCGAGAACTTCACTTCCATGCCTGTATCCCCTAAAGCCGTTATTCTGGGAGACATGCGTGAACTGGGCCCGACAAGCGACGAATTGCATGCCGAAGTAATAGCCGAAGTAAAAGCAGGTAAGTTCGATAAGGTATTCCTTTGCGGGGAACATTTCCGGAAAGCGGGCAAAGAGTTTACCACTTATGCAACAACAGAAGAACTGATCGATGCATTAAAAGCCAACCCGTTAAAAGGGTTTCACATCCTGATCAAAGGATCGCATGGGATGGCGTTGGAGAAAACGGTAGAGTTTTTATAA
- a CDS encoding DUF6383 domain-containing protein, protein MNKKFSTLVASVLLAGGFSFSAQAAGMPTEAKAGDYVKLGTEGTSALAIGNNGVLSKVDLNSIIQNNAFQEGKTFKDLFNTLWRVEVIKPAETSAALSYRFVNKQTGEYLAIKLQTNNKGASTAVAKIDATGNKEWSVDANGHLYAYVPNATAGKDSTFYLDANLKLAAKQGLPGTLTGTAFTITLPNDYITLTAKAFNDVMALPGNGGKLYFNNGKDVSSNETNVLTAAKKWEAVEYTSAANTFALWNGETVKGFTNDMTKTKDGKGYIQIDKKKYLQVDTIYQDDANKYFALVADTVPNDKYAAGKVGEVDYIAGAFTGTVNSAKGSNIKRASVSAEFSGVYYYGNDSLVLNTTVVPKPLNVSGTEMVSVLTDIDGYTDLYTAAIMATAANKDLKDAVNALNTAYESFIAASNSTNAEVEFKTDNAALIDAVKDLNTPTVAAITSYVDAFSDLKQSAQTVTPGTVSAIAGYDAAKTKAQGNGADTEIANLDAAYQAFLTKAAENNTDAAITFAAAKFDANGTWNTGGTSTGQTLITAVDDAATHTDVQAYTVLFADFECPAQTKVDGQATPIVGYDELKDAVLAVAAENTTLRGALNALDAAYNKFINLGGVYGSDYTFTTVDENSALIEAVKTNNTANAAAVTDYAVAFDAVKYAEAIEQPVSVAGKYFTNGTTALTTESANNGQVVLRKLGKGMVLTVVNDGALDPTKKEDDGTINGYTLPLMQPYATMAGDAVIATNNLYFWQIKNEVDPKNTDKFNVASYSDEDGSMAIVASADTSTYNPATQWAIVKGATDGYYQIVNRETAAVEYVGPVFVVKDEDGKAIADTYTNGTDTLKLIAVDRSGLKFETEDKVAYDYNGYFYAGEDNSLINRTFKISSASPYLNALYMQSKKDSVVVLGEDAVVWYLETVKDSKLPYGLEVVGFEDMKRAKYHVYMTDADGNKYYIYNNSNDNVFSITRSDSKEAESKAAFYFKAVAEGQYMMIDTKTAATWAKMTVNPQPKQPIVESSSLISEKNDYFTIEQTNLNVYRELGVTKADDGLMLNGVDSAKIFMENEPTRFLYENSVNIVANNGNEVAKDSLNFLGIYNAAATQSEAALFIDTAYVDREDNYMPQYMIGLRQSYQEAGTIIDCPDKNPNCTDPSHRKATDAYRTADYLVSLSDSVPAGVKTHPSLYDGAYRLAFVPATHIADTIIISSSKFVGTKQHKNDSLIVKNNTPNKATFALRIKDQDTKSFYMETVGGAFVRILNGVPVLTDKIADAAIFNISKTTEAPVANENINASSVSVIAGEGYVTIKGAQGKTVAISNILGQTIANTVLSSDNAEIAAPQGVVVVAVEGEAAVKAIVK, encoded by the coding sequence ATGAACAAAAAGTTTTCTACGCTTGTTGCCAGCGTCCTGCTGGCGGGTGGGTTCTCTTTTAGCGCACAGGCGGCAGGAATGCCAACAGAAGCTAAAGCTGGGGACTATGTTAAATTAGGAACAGAGGGTACTTCTGCTCTTGCAATTGGAAACAATGGCGTTCTGAGTAAGGTTGATCTGAATAGCATTATTCAAAACAATGCTTTCCAAGAAGGAAAGACTTTCAAAGATTTGTTCAACACATTATGGCGTGTTGAAGTTATTAAACCTGCAGAAACAAGTGCAGCTCTGTCTTATCGTTTTGTAAACAAACAAACTGGTGAGTATTTGGCTATCAAGTTGCAGACAAATAACAAAGGTGCATCAACTGCTGTTGCTAAGATCGATGCAACAGGTAACAAAGAATGGTCTGTTGATGCAAATGGTCATTTGTATGCTTATGTTCCTAATGCAACGGCAGGTAAGGACTCTACTTTCTATTTGGATGCTAATTTGAAGTTAGCTGCAAAACAGGGTTTACCAGGAACTTTGACCGGAACAGCATTTACTATTACTTTACCGAATGACTACATCACATTGACAGCTAAAGCTTTCAATGATGTTATGGCTTTGCCGGGTAATGGTGGTAAATTGTATTTCAACAATGGAAAAGACGTTTCTTCTAACGAAACAAACGTTTTAACTGCTGCTAAAAAGTGGGAAGCTGTTGAATATACCTCTGCTGCTAATACTTTTGCTTTGTGGAATGGTGAGACTGTGAAAGGTTTTACAAATGACATGACAAAAACAAAAGATGGAAAAGGTTATATTCAGATCGACAAGAAGAAATATTTGCAGGTTGATACGATTTATCAGGATGATGCCAATAAATATTTTGCATTGGTAGCTGATACAGTACCTAATGATAAATATGCAGCTGGAAAAGTTGGCGAAGTTGATTATATTGCAGGTGCATTTACAGGCACCGTAAATTCTGCAAAAGGAAGTAATATTAAACGTGCCTCTGTTTCTGCTGAATTTTCAGGTGTGTATTACTATGGAAATGACTCTTTGGTTCTGAATACAACAGTTGTTCCTAAACCTTTGAATGTGTCTGGTACTGAGATGGTTAGTGTTTTGACTGATATTGATGGTTATACAGATTTATATACTGCTGCTATTATGGCAACTGCAGCAAACAAGGACTTGAAAGATGCTGTTAATGCATTGAATACTGCTTATGAGTCTTTCATTGCAGCATCCAATTCTACAAATGCTGAGGTTGAATTTAAAACAGATAATGCTGCTTTAATTGATGCTGTAAAAGATCTTAATACTCCTACAGTCGCTGCAATAACTAGTTATGTTGACGCTTTTAGTGATTTAAAGCAATCGGCTCAAACTGTGACTCCAGGAACTGTTTCTGCTATTGCTGGTTATGATGCGGCTAAGACTAAAGCTCAGGGTAACGGTGCCGATACAGAGATTGCTAACTTGGACGCAGCTTATCAGGCTTTCTTGACTAAGGCTGCTGAAAATAACACAGATGCTGCTATTACTTTTGCTGCTGCAAAGTTTGATGCAAATGGTACTTGGAATACTGGTGGAACTAGTACTGGTCAGACTCTGATTACAGCAGTGGATGACGCAGCTACTCACACTGATGTTCAAGCTTACACAGTTCTGTTTGCTGATTTTGAGTGTCCTGCTCAAACAAAAGTAGATGGTCAAGCAACCCCTATTGTTGGATATGACGAGTTGAAAGATGCTGTATTGGCAGTAGCTGCGGAAAATACAACTTTGCGCGGTGCATTAAATGCTTTGGATGCTGCATATAATAAATTTATTAATTTAGGTGGTGTATATGGAAGTGATTATACCTTTACTACTGTAGATGAAAATTCAGCATTGATTGAAGCTGTTAAAACAAATAATACAGCAAATGCTGCAGCTGTTACAGATTATGCAGTTGCGTTTGATGCAGTTAAGTATGCAGAAGCTATAGAACAACCTGTTTCAGTTGCTGGTAAATATTTTACTAATGGAACAACAGCTTTAACAACAGAGTCTGCTAATAATGGTCAGGTAGTCCTTCGTAAACTTGGTAAAGGTATGGTTCTGACTGTTGTTAATGATGGTGCACTAGATCCTACTAAAAAAGAAGATGACGGCACTATCAACGGTTACACATTACCTTTGATGCAGCCGTACGCAACAATGGCTGGTGATGCTGTTATCGCAACTAATAACCTGTACTTCTGGCAGATTAAGAATGAGGTTGATCCGAAGAATACTGACAAGTTTAATGTAGCTTCTTACAGTGATGAGGATGGTAGCATGGCTATTGTAGCTTCTGCTGATACAAGCACTTACAACCCTGCAACTCAGTGGGCTATTGTTAAGGGTGCAACAGACGGTTACTATCAGATTGTAAACCGTGAAACAGCTGCTGTTGAATATGTAGGTCCGGTATTCGTAGTAAAAGACGAAGATGGTAAGGCTATCGCTGATACATATACAAATGGTACTGATACCTTGAAACTGATCGCTGTTGATCGTTCTGGCTTGAAGTTTGAAACAGAAGATAAAGTTGCTTACGATTACAACGGTTACTTCTATGCTGGTGAAGACAACAGTTTGATCAATCGTACTTTCAAGATATCTTCTGCTTCTCCTTATCTGAATGCTCTGTATATGCAGTCTAAGAAAGACAGCGTAGTAGTATTAGGTGAAGACGCTGTAGTTTGGTATTTGGAAACAGTAAAAGACAGCAAACTGCCTTATGGTCTTGAAGTTGTTGGTTTTGAAGATATGAAACGTGCTAAATATCATGTTTATATGACAGATGCTGATGGTAACAAATACTATATCTACAACAATTCTAATGATAACGTATTTAGCATTACAAGATCTGATAGCAAGGAAGCTGAAAGCAAAGCAGCATTCTACTTTAAAGCTGTTGCTGAAGGTCAGTATATGATGATTGATACAAAGACAGCTGCTACTTGGGCTAAGATGACTGTTAACCCACAGCCGAAACAGCCGATCGTAGAATCTTCTTCTTTGATCTCTGAAAAGAACGACTACTTCACAATCGAACAGACCAACCTGAATGTTTACCGCGAACTGGGTGTAACAAAGGCTGACGATGGTTTGATGCTGAACGGTGTTGATTCTGCTAAGATCTTCATGGAAAATGAGCCGACCCGCTTCCTGTATGAAAACTCTGTAAATATCGTAGCTAACAATGGTAACGAAGTTGCTAAAGATAGCTTGAATTTCTTAGGTATTTATAATGCTGCTGCAACACAGAGTGAAGCTGCTCTATTCATTGATACAGCTTATGTTGATCGTGAAGACAACTATATGCCTCAGTATATGATCGGTCTGCGTCAGTCTTATCAGGAAGCCGGTACAATCATTGATTGCCCGGATAAGAACCCGAACTGTACTGACCCGAGTCATAGAAAAGCAACTGATGCTTACCGCACAGCTGATTATCTGGTATCATTGTCAGACTCTGTGCCTGCAGGCGTTAAGACTCACCCGAGCTTGTACGACGGCGCTTATCGTTTGGCATTTGTTCCTGCAACTCACATTGCTGATACTATCATTATCTCCAGCTCTAAGTTTGTTGGTACAAAACAACATAAGAATGATTCACTGATAGTTAAAAATAACACTCCTAACAAGGCTACATTCGCTCTGAGAATCAAAGATCAGGATACTAAGAGCTTCTATATGGAAACTGTAGGTGGTGCTTTCGTTCGCATCTTGAATGGTGTACCTGTATTGACAGATAAGATTGCTGATGCAGCTATCTTCAATATTTCTAAGACAACTGAAGCTCCTGTTGCTAACGAAAATATCAACGCATCTTCAGTAAGTGTAATTGCCGGCGAAGGTTATGTAACTATCAAGGGTGCTCAGGGCAAGACAGTTGCTATCAGCAATATCCTTGGTCAGACTATCGCTAACACAGTTCTTTCTTCCGACAATGCAGAAATCGCTGCTCCTCAAGGTGTAGTTGTTGTAGCTGTTGAAGGTGAAGCTGCTGTAAAGGCAATTGTAAAATAA